In Aquimarina sp. TRL1, a single window of DNA contains:
- a CDS encoding superoxide dismutase: MSFELPKLDYAFDALEPHIDARTMEIHHDKHHAGYTNKLNAAISGTDLEGKTIENILINLDLSNGAVRNNGGGYYNHSLFWKIMSPNGGGKPSGELEEAINKSFGSFEAFKDAFSSAAAGQFGSGWAWLCVREGGELEVCGTPNQDNPLMPNVGCSGTPILGLDVWEHAYYLNYQNKRPDYIAAFFNVIDWNEVSKRFAQNK; the protein is encoded by the coding sequence ATGTCATTCGAATTACCAAAATTAGACTACGCTTTTGATGCGTTAGAACCTCATATAGATGCACGTACGATGGAAATTCACCATGATAAACATCACGCAGGGTATACTAATAAATTAAACGCTGCTATATCTGGAACAGACCTAGAGGGAAAAACTATTGAAAACATTCTTATCAATTTAGACCTGTCTAATGGAGCCGTAAGAAATAACGGAGGAGGATATTACAATCATAGTTTATTCTGGAAAATTATGTCTCCAAACGGAGGAGGAAAACCAAGTGGTGAGTTAGAAGAAGCTATCAACAAGTCTTTTGGTTCATTTGAAGCTTTTAAAGATGCTTTCTCTTCAGCTGCTGCAGGACAATTTGGTTCTGGATGGGCTTGGTTATGTGTCAGAGAAGGTGGAGAATTAGAAGTTTGCGGAACTCCTAATCAGGACAATCCATTAATGCCTAATGTTGGGTGCAGCGGAACTCCTATTTTAGGCCTTGATGTTTGGGAACATGCATACTACCTTAACTACCAAAATAAAAGACCAGATTATATCGCTGCATTTTTTAATGTAATTGACTGGAATGAAGTATCAAAAAGATTTGCTCAGAACAAGTAA
- a CDS encoding amidophosphoribosyltransferase, producing MSDALKHECGIALVRLLKPLEYYKEKYGSAFYGVNKMYLMMEKQHNRGQDGAGLASIKLDMSPGERYISRVRSCQSMPIQDIFSQVNERINKELTANPEYTNDVALQKKNIPYIGEVFLGHVRYGTFGKNSVESVHPFLRQNNWMHRNLIVAGNFNMTNNHELFKNLVRLGQHPKDHVDTVTVMEKIGHFLDSEVAKLYKKLKKEGFSKVDASPQIVERLNVAKILKKSSKDWDGGYAMAGMLGHGDAFVLRDPSGIRPAYYYKDDEVVVVASERPVIQTVFNVPFEKVIELDPGKAIIIKKSGETSIKKIIEPRERKACSFERIYFSRGSDAEIYEERKKLGKLLMPQVLKEINHDTLNTVFSFIPNTAETSFYGLVEAAQDELNKQKNETILKEKEGLTNERLKEILSHRLRTEKIAIKDAKLRTFITEDSSRDDLVAHVYDVTYGVVKSEDNLVVIDDSIVRGTTLKKSIIKMLDRLNPKKIIIVSSAPQIRYPDCYGIDMARMEGLIAFKAAIELLKENGNYDLVEQVYEQCKEQENLPDEEVKNHVTKIYNSFSDQEISDKIAEMLSDSTVKAEVKIIFQTVEKLHEACPKNLGDWYFTGDYPTPGGNRVVNKAFINFYEGKNERAY from the coding sequence ATGAGTGATGCTTTAAAACACGAATGCGGAATTGCATTAGTTAGACTTCTAAAGCCGTTAGAATACTACAAAGAAAAGTATGGTAGTGCATTTTATGGAGTAAATAAAATGTACCTGATGATGGAAAAACAACATAACCGTGGTCAGGATGGAGCCGGTTTAGCGAGTATCAAATTGGATATGTCCCCGGGAGAGCGCTATATAAGCAGAGTTCGTTCTTGTCAATCAATGCCTATACAGGATATTTTTTCTCAGGTTAATGAACGAATAAACAAAGAGCTTACAGCAAATCCCGAATATACAAATGATGTAGCGCTGCAAAAAAAGAACATTCCATATATAGGAGAAGTGTTTCTTGGACATGTACGATATGGAACTTTTGGGAAAAATAGTGTAGAAAGTGTACACCCGTTTCTGAGGCAGAATAACTGGATGCATAGAAACCTTATTGTAGCCGGGAATTTTAATATGACGAATAATCATGAGCTGTTTAAGAACCTGGTTCGATTAGGTCAGCATCCCAAAGATCATGTGGATACTGTAACGGTGATGGAGAAAATAGGACACTTCCTGGATTCTGAAGTTGCAAAACTATATAAGAAATTAAAGAAAGAAGGATTTAGCAAAGTAGATGCTTCCCCACAGATAGTAGAGCGTCTTAATGTAGCAAAGATTCTGAAGAAATCTTCCAAAGACTGGGATGGTGGATATGCAATGGCCGGTATGCTTGGGCATGGAGATGCTTTTGTACTAAGAGATCCTTCTGGAATTAGACCAGCATACTATTATAAGGATGATGAAGTGGTAGTAGTCGCTTCAGAACGCCCTGTAATACAGACTGTTTTTAATGTGCCGTTTGAAAAAGTAATAGAGCTGGATCCGGGAAAAGCAATTATTATAAAGAAAAGCGGAGAAACTTCTATAAAGAAGATTATAGAGCCTAGAGAACGAAAAGCCTGTTCCTTTGAGCGAATTTATTTTTCGAGAGGAAGTGATGCCGAAATATATGAAGAGCGTAAAAAACTAGGGAAATTATTGATGCCTCAGGTGTTAAAAGAGATAAATCACGATACGCTTAATACCGTGTTCTCTTTTATCCCTAATACAGCAGAAACTTCTTTTTACGGATTAGTAGAAGCAGCGCAGGATGAATTGAATAAGCAAAAGAACGAGACGATCCTTAAAGAAAAAGAAGGGTTGACGAATGAACGACTCAAAGAAATTCTATCTCATCGACTGAGAACAGAAAAAATAGCAATAAAAGACGCGAAACTCAGAACATTTATTACAGAAGACAGCAGCAGAGATGATCTGGTAGCTCATGTATACGATGTTACCTATGGAGTAGTAAAGTCAGAAGATAATCTGGTAGTTATCGATGATAGTATTGTTAGAGGGACTACACTAAAGAAGAGTATTATTAAGATGCTCGACAGGCTAAATCCAAAAAAAATAATTATTGTTTCTTCTGCTCCACAAATTCGTTATCCGGATTGCTATGGAATTGATATGGCAAGAATGGAAGGGCTGATAGCTTTTAAGGCAGCTATCGAATTATTAAAAGAAAACGGAAACTACGATTTAGTTGAGCAGGTATATGAACAATGTAAAGAGCAGGAGAACTTACCAGATGAAGAAGTGAAGAATCACGTGACTAAGATTTACAATTCATTTTCGGATCAGGAAATAAGTGATAAAATCGCTGAAATGTTAAGTGATAGTACGGTAAAAGCCGAAGTAAAGATAATTTTTCAGACGGTAGAGAAGCTTCACGAGGCATGTCCTAAGAATTTAGGAGACTGGTATTTTACCGGAGATTATCCAACCCCAGGAGGAAATAGAGTTGTAAATAAGGCTTTTATAAACTTTTATGAAGGTAAAAATGAAAGAGCTTATTAA
- a CDS encoding PfkB family carbohydrate kinase, with amino-acid sequence MSKLLIVGSVAFDAIETPFGKTDKILGGAGTYIGLSASYFNTSSAIVSVVGEDFPSEYIEMFQKKDIDTSAIEVVKGGKTFFWRGKYHNDLNSRDTLETQLNVLADFNPVVPDTYKDSEIVMLGNLHPLVQLSVLDQLTAKPKLAILDTMNFWMDNALEDLKKVIARVDVITINDEEARQLSGEYSLVRAARVIAEMGPKYIVIKKGEHGALLFHKEQVFFAPALPLEEVFDPTGAGDTFAGGFSGYLAKTEDVSFDNMKKAVIHGSNLASFCVEKFGTERIQNLDKVEVYQRLQQFRELTQFEIELA; translated from the coding sequence ATGAGTAAATTACTTATCGTAGGAAGTGTAGCTTTTGACGCTATCGAAACACCTTTTGGTAAAACCGATAAAATTTTAGGAGGAGCAGGGACTTATATAGGATTGTCTGCCTCTTATTTTAATACTTCTTCTGCAATTGTATCTGTAGTAGGAGAAGACTTTCCAAGTGAATATATAGAGATGTTTCAGAAAAAAGATATTGACACCTCTGCTATTGAAGTAGTAAAAGGGGGAAAAACTTTTTTCTGGAGAGGAAAATATCATAATGATTTAAATTCCAGAGATACGCTGGAAACCCAATTGAATGTATTAGCAGATTTTAATCCGGTTGTTCCTGATACATATAAAGATTCGGAAATTGTCATGTTAGGTAATCTACACCCGTTGGTTCAGTTAAGTGTTTTAGATCAGCTTACTGCAAAGCCAAAGTTAGCGATACTGGACACAATGAATTTTTGGATGGATAATGCATTGGAAGACTTAAAAAAAGTAATTGCCCGAGTTGATGTAATTACAATCAATGATGAAGAAGCGAGACAGTTGAGTGGAGAATATTCTTTAGTAAGAGCAGCAAGAGTAATTGCAGAAATGGGTCCTAAGTATATCGTAATTAAAAAAGGAGAGCATGGAGCATTATTATTCCATAAGGAACAGGTGTTCTTCGCACCGGCATTACCATTAGAAGAAGTGTTTGATCCAACAGGAGCAGGAGATACATTTGCAGGAGGGTTCTCAGGATATTTAGCCAAAACAGAAGATGTTTCTTTTGATAATATGAAAAAAGCAGTGATACACGGATCAAATTTAGCTTCGTTTTGTGTAGAGAAATTCGGAACAGAAAGAATTCAAAACCTCGATAAGGTAGAAGTTTATCAAAGATTGCAGCAATTTAGAGAATTGACGCAGTTCGAAATAGAATTAGCATAA
- a CDS encoding matrixin family metalloprotease — MKKLKLTKLALVTSLSILFFNCEKDTEAVFEDNSIDSSKNAHVCIAKWDAPGNGKAASVKAKQWQPGQTIRVKFLNGSNYVQSKVRQYAVEWEKYANLKFQWVSSNSSANIKIGFREGQFANETGSWSYLGTDSNDHAHSMHFGWFNDSTSDTEFRRTTIHEFGHALGLIHEHQNPVAGINWDKEAVYAYYAGPPNNWSRAQVDHNLFRRYEANISNYSQYDPLSIMHYPIPAEHTLDRVAVGSNTRLSQTDKAFIGSIYPFPDTGGDICDGVEEYNGNRSYNVGDKVTYRGTLYQRTSSGWNNLGQCGTVSNDPCAGVEEYNGNRSYNVGDKVTYRGTLYQRTVSGWNNLGACGS; from the coding sequence ATGAAAAAATTAAAATTAACTAAACTAGCTTTAGTTACTTCCCTGTCTATTTTATTCTTTAACTGTGAAAAGGATACAGAAGCTGTATTTGAAGATAATTCTATTGACAGCTCTAAAAATGCTCATGTTTGTATTGCTAAATGGGATGCTCCTGGAAACGGGAAAGCAGCCAGTGTAAAAGCAAAACAATGGCAACCTGGTCAAACTATTCGTGTAAAGTTCTTAAATGGAAGCAATTATGTTCAGTCCAAAGTACGACAATATGCCGTAGAATGGGAGAAATATGCCAACCTAAAGTTTCAATGGGTTTCTTCTAATAGTAGTGCGAACATTAAAATTGGTTTTAGAGAAGGGCAATTTGCTAACGAAACCGGTTCTTGGTCTTATTTAGGAACTGACTCTAATGATCATGCGCACAGTATGCATTTTGGATGGTTTAATGACTCTACTTCTGATACAGAATTTAGACGAACTACTATTCATGAATTTGGACATGCACTTGGATTAATCCACGAACACCAAAACCCTGTTGCAGGAATCAACTGGGATAAAGAAGCTGTATATGCTTACTATGCGGGACCACCAAACAACTGGTCAAGAGCACAAGTTGATCATAACCTTTTCAGACGTTATGAAGCAAATATTAGTAACTATAGTCAGTACGATCCTTTATCTATTATGCATTACCCTATTCCTGCTGAACACACTTTGGACAGAGTAGCCGTAGGTTCTAATACTCGTCTATCACAAACAGACAAAGCATTTATCGGTAGCATATACCCATTTCCTGATACTGGAGGAGATATTTGCGATGGTGTAGAAGAGTATAACGGAAACAGATCTTACAATGTAGGTGATAAAGTAACCTATAGAGGAACACTATATCAAAGAACAAGTAGCGGATGGAATAATCTTGGTCAATGTGGAACTGTGAGTAATGATCCTTGTGCAGGTGTAGAAGAGTATAACGGAAACAGATCATACAATGTAGGTGATAAAGTAACCTATAGAGGAACACTATACCAAAGAACAGTTAGTGGATGGAATAACCTTGGTGCATGTGGTAGCTAA
- a CDS encoding viroplasmin family protein: MAKKKEKFYVVWEGHRPGIYMTWDDCKAMINGYANAKYKSFESFDLAKEAYKGVYEDYKGTKTKKVLSQDLIDRIGEPDLYSIAVDAASSGNPGKMEYRGVDTQTKEQLFHQGPFNEGTNNIGEFLALVHGLAYLKKKGSDRILYTDSKIAMGWVRKKQCKTSLKRTSRNQEMFTLVDRAIQWLKTNTYTTTIVKWETKVWGEIPADFGRK, translated from the coding sequence ATGGCTAAAAAAAAAGAAAAGTTTTATGTGGTCTGGGAAGGGCACCGTCCAGGTATTTATATGACATGGGATGATTGCAAAGCCATGATCAATGGATATGCAAATGCCAAGTATAAATCGTTTGAGTCTTTTGATTTGGCAAAAGAAGCTTATAAAGGTGTTTATGAGGATTATAAAGGAACCAAGACTAAAAAGGTGCTTTCTCAGGATCTTATAGACCGTATAGGAGAACCTGATTTATATTCTATTGCTGTGGATGCAGCGTCTAGTGGCAATCCGGGTAAGATGGAATATAGAGGAGTGGATACACAAACAAAAGAACAGCTTTTTCATCAGGGACCTTTTAATGAGGGGACTAATAATATAGGAGAGTTTCTTGCATTGGTACATGGGCTGGCGTATCTGAAAAAGAAAGGAAGTGATCGTATCTTATATACAGATTCTAAAATAGCAATGGGCTGGGTACGAAAAAAACAATGCAAAACAAGCCTGAAAAGAACATCGAGAAACCAAGAGATGTTTACTTTGGTGGATAGAGCAATTCAATGGTTAAAGACGAATACCTATACAACTACGATTGTAAAATGGGAAACAAAAGTCTGGGGAGAAATTCCGGCAGATTTTGGACGAAAATAA
- the purN gene encoding phosphoribosylglycinamide formyltransferase yields MKRIIIFASGSGSNAENIIKYFAKKKNAEVTHVFSNNQRAKVLQRAHRLGVKALHFDRDSFYNSNEVLRILNDAKPDMIVLAGFLWIFPKNIIDAFTNKVINIHPALLPKYGGKGMYGSHVHKAVVDNKEQETGITIHYVNEFYDEGAIIFQATTPVQEGDTPEDVAMSVHQLEYKHFPEVIENLLFSVEA; encoded by the coding sequence ATGAAGCGTATTATCATTTTTGCTTCCGGATCGGGTTCTAATGCCGAGAATATCATCAAATACTTTGCAAAGAAGAAAAACGCAGAGGTTACTCATGTGTTTTCTAATAACCAACGAGCCAAAGTACTTCAAAGAGCGCACAGGCTTGGCGTAAAAGCCCTGCACTTTGATAGAGATTCATTTTATAACTCCAATGAAGTACTGCGAATCCTGAATGATGCTAAACCTGATATGATTGTTTTAGCCGGGTTTTTATGGATTTTTCCTAAGAATATTATTGATGCTTTTACTAATAAAGTGATTAATATTCATCCTGCGCTCTTGCCTAAATATGGAGGAAAAGGAATGTATGGAAGTCATGTACATAAAGCTGTAGTAGATAATAAGGAGCAGGAAACTGGAATTACCATTCATTATGTCAATGAGTTTTATGACGAAGGAGCAATTATATTTCAGGCAACAACCCCGGTACAAGAGGGGGACACTCCAGAAGATGTAGCGATGTCAGTACATCAATTAGAATACAAACATTTTCCCGAAGTGATAGAGAATCTTCTTTTCTCAGTAGAAGCATAA
- a CDS encoding acyl carrier protein — translation MSDIASRVKAIIVDKLGVDENEVVNEASFTNDLGADSLDTVELIMEFEKEFDIQIPDDQAENIATVGQAISYIEDAKK, via the coding sequence ATGTCAGACATTGCATCAAGAGTAAAAGCGATAATCGTTGACAAACTAGGAGTAGACGAAAACGAAGTAGTGAACGAGGCTAGCTTCACAAACGATTTAGGCGCTGATTCATTAGACACTGTAGAACTGATTATGGAATTCGAAAAAGAATTTGATATCCAGATTCCAGACGATCAAGCTGAAAATATTGCAACAGTTGGTCAAGCAATATCTTATATTGAAGACGCAAAAAAATAA
- the fabF gene encoding beta-ketoacyl-ACP synthase II, producing MNLKRVVVTGLGALTPIGNNINEYWNALKEGKSGCAPITYFDTEKFKTKFACEVKNYIPTDYFDRKEARKLDRFAQYAIVSSQEAIQDAAIDLDKVDKFRVGVIWGAGIGGLETFQEEVLGYAKGDGTPRFNPFFIPKMIADIAPGHISIRNGFMGPNYTTVSACASSANALIDALNYIRLGHCDIIVTGGSEAAVTIAGMGGFNAMHALSTRNDSPETASRPFDATRDGFVLGEGSGALILEEYEHAKARGAKIYAEVVGGGMSSDAHHMTAPHPEGIGVERVMLNCLRDAGVSPEQVDAINTHGTSTPLGDVAELKAITKVFGDHAPNININSTKSMTGHLLGAAGAIEAIASILAMEHGVVPPTINHTTADENIDSSLNLTLNKAQNREIKYAMSNTFGFGGHNACVLLKKLDE from the coding sequence ATGAATCTTAAGCGAGTTGTAGTCACAGGACTAGGTGCATTAACACCTATCGGTAACAATATTAATGAGTATTGGAATGCTTTAAAAGAAGGTAAGAGCGGGTGCGCTCCTATCACTTATTTTGATACCGAAAAATTCAAGACTAAATTTGCTTGCGAAGTCAAAAATTATATCCCAACAGATTATTTTGACAGAAAAGAAGCACGTAAACTAGATAGATTTGCACAATATGCTATTGTTTCTTCTCAAGAAGCAATACAGGATGCTGCAATCGACTTGGATAAAGTTGACAAATTTAGAGTAGGTGTGATCTGGGGAGCTGGAATCGGAGGATTAGAAACTTTTCAGGAAGAAGTTCTTGGTTACGCAAAAGGAGATGGAACACCGCGTTTTAATCCTTTCTTCATCCCTAAGATGATCGCCGATATTGCACCAGGACATATTTCTATCAGAAATGGTTTTATGGGACCTAACTATACTACTGTTTCAGCTTGTGCTTCTTCGGCTAATGCATTAATCGATGCCTTAAACTACATTCGTTTAGGACATTGTGATATCATTGTTACCGGAGGAAGTGAAGCAGCTGTAACCATTGCTGGTATGGGAGGGTTTAATGCTATGCATGCTCTATCCACAAGAAATGACAGTCCAGAAACTGCCTCCAGACCTTTTGACGCTACCAGAGATGGTTTTGTACTAGGAGAAGGTAGTGGAGCACTTATTCTTGAAGAATACGAACACGCTAAAGCACGTGGCGCTAAAATCTATGCCGAAGTGGTCGGTGGTGGTATGTCTAGTGATGCTCATCATATGACAGCCCCTCATCCCGAAGGTATCGGAGTTGAACGCGTAATGCTTAACTGTTTAAGAGATGCCGGAGTATCCCCAGAACAAGTAGATGCTATTAACACTCACGGAACTTCAACTCCTTTAGGAGATGTTGCCGAGTTAAAAGCAATTACTAAAGTTTTTGGAGATCACGCTCCGAACATCAATATCAATTCTACGAAATCTATGACAGGTCACCTGCTTGGTGCTGCCGGAGCTATTGAAGCAATTGCTTCTATTCTGGCGATGGAACACGGGGTTGTACCGCCAACCATCAATCACACTACTGCAGATGAGAACATAGATTCTTCGTTAAACCTGACCTTAAACAAAGCACAAAACCGCGAAATTAAGTATGCTATGAGTAATACTTTTGGCTTTGGTGGTCATAATGCTTGTGTATTATTAAAGAAACTAGACGAGTAA
- the rnc gene encoding ribonuclease III, whose translation MNIIRNILNSRSEKNGNFFIRIQKILGFKPKNIANYEKAFTHRSLNLKDKKGNAINYERLEFLGDAMLSSVIAAHLFKEVPEGNEGYLTKMRAKVVSRKHLNELGKDLKLIELVRTNIPKSQFGINIHGNLFEALIGAIYLDRGFVYCERFIQESVINPYVDIESLEGQIISYKSLLIEWCQKEKNNFNYEIYEDTGKDEIRHFAVKLWIDEKVVAKARATSKKKAEEKASKRAYFALQSKINSQK comes from the coding sequence ATGAATATTATTCGAAACATATTAAATTCCCGCTCTGAAAAGAACGGGAATTTTTTTATCAGAATTCAAAAAATACTGGGATTCAAGCCTAAAAACATTGCGAATTACGAAAAAGCATTTACACATCGTTCTCTGAATCTAAAAGACAAAAAGGGAAATGCTATAAATTATGAACGGCTTGAATTTTTAGGAGACGCAATGCTCAGTAGCGTTATCGCTGCACATCTGTTCAAGGAAGTTCCCGAAGGAAACGAAGGGTACCTCACAAAAATGCGGGCAAAAGTAGTTAGTAGAAAACACCTCAATGAATTAGGAAAGGATCTAAAACTCATCGAGCTTGTCCGTACCAATATCCCCAAATCACAATTTGGAATTAACATACACGGGAACTTATTCGAAGCTTTAATCGGTGCAATCTATCTGGATAGAGGATTTGTGTATTGTGAGCGATTTATACAAGAATCCGTAATTAATCCGTATGTAGATATCGAAAGTCTGGAAGGGCAAATTATCAGCTATAAAAGCTTACTTATCGAATGGTGTCAGAAAGAAAAAAATAATTTTAATTACGAAATTTACGAAGATACCGGAAAAGACGAAATCCGACATTTTGCAGTTAAACTGTGGATTGATGAAAAAGTAGTTGCCAAAGCAAGGGCAACCTCTAAAAAGAAAGCAGAAGAAAAAGCCTCTAAAAGAGCATACTTTGCCCTTCAATCCAAAATTAACTCTCAAAAATAA
- a CDS encoding IPExxxVDY family protein, producing MAVQRLVLDTIEDEDYELIAIHSSIAPYRLAFLLNKTLNIRLHRKKEDIIFEYEKITASFPWYQYEDHFQYSTYSLLGNTYKTKTISQPPIQEGLFVTTEETYVTKRLIPELKKVDFFLKIETEDLSFSTKSIIASLIQIPQVITAYTVDYSQLKSKNNLIFE from the coding sequence GTGGCTGTTCAGCGATTAGTTTTAGATACAATAGAGGATGAGGATTATGAATTAATCGCCATTCACTCTTCTATTGCTCCTTATCGCTTAGCCTTTTTACTCAACAAAACACTGAATATCAGGCTGCATAGAAAAAAAGAAGACATCATCTTCGAATACGAAAAAATTACCGCCAGTTTTCCCTGGTATCAATACGAAGATCACTTTCAATACAGCACCTATAGTTTATTAGGTAACACCTATAAGACAAAAACAATATCACAACCTCCGATACAAGAAGGATTATTTGTTACTACTGAAGAAACCTATGTCACAAAACGATTAATTCCCGAATTAAAGAAGGTAGATTTTTTCTTAAAAATAGAGACTGAGGATTTGAGTTTTTCTACAAAATCCATCATTGCATCTCTCATACAAATACCACAGGTAATCACAGCTTATACAGTAGATTACTCCCAACTAAAATCAAAGAACAATTTAATATTCGAATAA
- the pyk gene encoding pyruvate kinase, whose translation MSKHKRTKIVATLGPATSSKKILKQMLDAGVNVFRINFSHANYDDIKERIKMIRELNEKFGYNAAILGDLQGPKLRVGVMKGDIIVNNGDVIDFVTGTPFEGTADKVYMNYESFPKDVKTGERILLDDGKLIFEVVSTNKKDTVTAKVLQGGPLRSKKGVNLPNTNISLPALTEKDVKDATFACKQEVDWIALSFVRHAQDLMELQDLIAKESDYKIPIIAKIEKPEGVENIDKIVAYCDGLMVARGDLGVEIPAEEVPLIQKKLVLKAKTARIPVIIATQMMETMIDSLTPTRAEVNDVANSVMDGADAVMLSGETSVGKYPVQVIETMSKVIRSVENSSLIQVPQNPPHIRTNRFITKSICYHAAHMANDIEAKAISTLTNSGYTAFQISAWRPDAEILVFTSNKRILSQLSLLWGVKVFYYDKYVTTDETVEDVNNLAKEKGFVQKGDMLINLVAMPISEKGMVNTLRVSLI comes from the coding sequence ATGTCAAAACATAAAAGAACCAAAATAGTTGCTACCCTAGGTCCTGCTACCAGCAGTAAGAAGATCTTAAAACAGATGTTGGATGCCGGGGTAAATGTATTCAGGATAAACTTTTCTCATGCTAATTATGATGACATCAAAGAACGCATAAAAATGATCCGTGAACTCAATGAAAAATTTGGGTACAATGCAGCTATTCTAGGAGATTTACAAGGTCCGAAACTACGGGTCGGTGTTATGAAAGGGGATATTATTGTCAATAACGGAGATGTTATAGATTTTGTAACCGGTACTCCTTTTGAAGGAACCGCAGATAAGGTCTATATGAATTATGAGAGTTTTCCTAAAGATGTCAAAACAGGGGAACGTATTCTCTTGGATGACGGAAAACTAATCTTTGAAGTTGTATCTACCAATAAAAAAGATACTGTTACCGCAAAAGTATTACAAGGAGGACCGCTTCGTTCCAAAAAAGGAGTTAATCTCCCCAATACGAATATATCATTGCCAGCACTAACCGAAAAAGATGTAAAAGATGCCACTTTTGCTTGTAAGCAGGAAGTTGACTGGATCGCTTTATCATTTGTAAGACATGCACAAGATCTGATGGAACTTCAGGATCTTATTGCTAAAGAATCAGATTATAAAATTCCGATTATTGCTAAAATCGAGAAACCTGAGGGAGTAGAAAACATAGATAAAATTGTAGCATACTGTGATGGCTTAATGGTTGCCCGAGGAGATCTGGGAGTAGAAATTCCTGCCGAAGAGGTTCCATTAATCCAAAAGAAATTGGTTCTTAAAGCAAAAACAGCCCGAATTCCTGTAATAATTGCTACTCAGATGATGGAAACGATGATCGATAGCCTAACGCCTACCAGAGCCGAGGTAAACGATGTCGCTAACTCTGTTATGGACGGGGCGGATGCTGTCATGTTATCCGGAGAAACCTCTGTAGGAAAATATCCTGTACAGGTAATAGAAACAATGTCTAAGGTTATCCGAAGTGTAGAGAATTCTTCTCTTATTCAGGTGCCTCAAAATCCACCACATATCAGAACCAATCGTTTTATTACCAAATCGATCTGCTATCATGCAGCTCATATGGCGAATGATATCGAAGCTAAAGCTATTTCTACATTGACCAATAGTGGATATACTGCTTTTCAGATTTCTGCCTGGAGACCCGATGCAGAGATTCTCGTTTTTACCAGTAATAAGAGAATCCTTTCTCAGCTCAGCTTGTTATGGGGAGTAAAGGTTTTCTATTATGATAAATATGTAACTACAGATGAAACTGTAGAAGACGTAAATAATCTGGCTAAAGAAAAAGGGTTTGTACAAAAAGGAGATATGCTTATTAATTTAGTAGCCATGCCTATCTCGGAAAAAGGGATGGTAAACACCCTGCGAGTTTCTTTGATATAA